In one window of Ptiloglossa arizonensis isolate GNS036 chromosome 5, iyPtiAriz1_principal, whole genome shotgun sequence DNA:
- the LOC143146632 gene encoding uncharacterized protein LOC143146632, whose translation MADASEVKFIDFQNDKRFKRLHRTLKLNLLRKNNVQESNESCSLSTIPNNVSSINADALDSSANFSQNTKKDNEIVSSCNNLRNMVLKKNNKNTNMRFATSSVKEYNTKTSSHEDHFLMPPPNTDQVPCTCKKASHAASSNIIRNQQKLQITSEKESCKTNTIDSSQISSNIIQNKKIKIFKKWKITLNKEDQLVIKGTIERGRLARSKSITKRITSTVVESICKHLYHLEGNIVDDEHELPEYVRNKFFNGFPDDWVNVCEIWQTYLQQGCKITFRWPTTITDSDDDLRSEITDITFVSPKSPKDDVSKSKSSKESCTCYPSTSNALQMGKENYTPSRHNESDVFTQTCMSNTNRFTMLSNDKENCNQKENITLNCFYSKSDMNKLIDKLIVIINNLAVNNCHKICLNTIGELLDWLHCLILHELVENNKSDIKDSRLQQNKCVVQKQRNTECNGSKESFPLQNIITGNKFTNCSNSTPKARSITNIEKIEDNDSSDSESEIYAGVRKLSVTQILHRKRVIVDPPKRKLRKNVMHQKSNTAEKEHTLNIPPKEISIRNDDSSVSIVEDKGEHTYRNYISSDNRSNLSKHTKSDIIEEKQSNSTNGLTTDKTTCAIHKHIVQKISRSFPKCAKNLNKSFDTIENDECVVNVNTESKSHTAKAIFHTEIVKKKNHTAEANSHTETVKKKYTAEANSYTNNQPQNLELYKQVEEDSKLTKSRNINKLLKPVVISLRPIVYTVDGLNIGASSKGERVCLQKNNSVYCSGTSRDILPIISHKTSSKNNQEKKLIQENNENQKNSLDESQNDTVNLSVILDGNNSSEDLTDFKNNNKKLISKNKRRIVKSFESSDSNDNISIPMNKKQKVTTTKQNSPEFGNKKKQNDRSANKENLYKSCSEVERAPKSVNLSSMKTRQMFKKNRQQQSADSHPNIICTYRNDILLSEDVLSSDEDSHV comes from the exons ATGGCAGACGCCTCTGAG GTAAAATTTATTGATTTTCAAAATGATAAAAGATTCAAGAGGTTACATCGAACTTTGAAACTTAATTTACTTAGAAAAAACAATGTGCAGGAAAGTAATGAATCATGTTCATTATCCACGATACCCAATAATGTCTCTAGTATTAATGCAGATGCACTTGATTCTAGTGCTAACTTTTCTCAAAATACTAAGAAAGATAATGAAATTGTTTCATCGTGTAATAATTTAAGGAATAtggttttaaagaaaaataataaaaatactaacATGAGATTTGCTACATCTAGTGTCAAAGAGTATAATACAAAAACTTCGTCTCATGAAGATCATTTTTTGATGCCACCACCTAATACTGACCAAGTTCCTTGTACTTGTAAGAAAGCAAGTCATGCAGCATCATCTAACATTATCAGAAATCAACAGAAATTGCAAATTACCAGTGAGAAAGAATCTTGTAAAACTAACACTATTGATTCCTCACAAATTAGTTCAAATATTATtcagaataaaaaaattaagatttttaaaaaatggaaaatcaCACTAAATAAGGAAGACCAACTGGTTATTAAAGGAACAATAGAACG TGGGAGACTTGCTCGTAGCAAATCCATCACAAAGCGAATCACAAGTACAGTTGTGGAATCCATTTGTAAGCACTTGTACCACTTAGAAGGAAATATTGTTGATGATGAACATG aatTACCAGAGTATgtcagaaataaattttttaacggATTTCCTGATGATTGGGTAAACGTTTGTGAAATATGGCAAACATATTTACAACAAGGATGTAAAATTACTTTTCGCTGGCCTACCACCATTACAGACAGTGACGATGATTTACGAAGTGAAATAACAGACATTACATTTGTATCTCCAAAAAGTCCAAAAGATGATGTTTCAAAGTCTAAGTCTTCCAAAGAATCATGTACATGTTATCCAAGTACTTCAAATGCCTTACAGATGgggaaagaaaattatactcCATCTAGACATAATGAAAGTGATGTATTCACTCAAACATGTATGTCTAACACAAATCGTTTTACAATGTTGAGTaatgataaagaaaattgtaatcAAAAGGAAAATATAActttaaattgtttttattctAAAAGTGACATGAACAAATTAATTGATAAgttaattgttattattaataatttagcaGTTAATAATTGTCATAAAATATGTTTGAATACAATTGGTGAACTACTTGACTGGTTACACTGCCTTATATTACATGAATtagttgaaaataataaatctgATATAAAGGATTCAAGATTACAACAGAACAAATGTGTagtacagaaacagagaaatacagAATGCAATGGTTCGAAAGAGTCCTTTCCTTTGCAAAATATTATTACAGGTAACAAATTTACAAACTGTAGCAATTCAACACCAAAGGCTAGAAGCATCACCAATATAGAGAAGATTGAAGATAACGATAGTTCTGATAGTGAAAGTGAAATTTATGCTGGAGTTCGCAAGTTATCGGTGACACAAATATTACACAGAAAAAGAGTAATAGTAGACCCTCCTAAACGTAAACTAAGAAAAAATGTTATGCATCAGAAGTCAAACACAGCGGAAAAGGAACATACTCTAAATATACCTCCTAAAGAAATTAGCATCAGGAATGATGATTCCAGCGTTAGTATTGTAGAAGACAAAGGAGAACATACATATAGAAACTATATTAGTTCAGATAATAGAAGTAATCTAAGTAAGCATACTAAATCTGATATAATCGAAGAAAAGCAGTCGAATAGCACAAATGGCCTTACAACAGATAAGACTACATGTGCAATACACAAACATATTGTTCAGAAAATTTCAAGGTCTTTTCCTAAGTGTGCCAAAAATCTGAATAAATCGTTTGATACAATCGAAAATGACGAATGTGTGGTTAATGTAAATACAGAAAGTAAAAGTCATACAGCAAAAGCAATTTTTCATACAGAAATTGTTAAGAAGAAAAATCATACAGCAGAAGCAAATTCTCATACGGAAACtgtgaaaaagaaatatacagcAGAAGCAAATTCTTATACGAATAACCAACCTCAAAATCTAGAACTGTACAAACAGGTTGAAGAAGACTCTAAATTGACTAAATCaagaaatattaacaaactTTTAAAACCTGTTGTAATCAGTTTGAGACCCATTGTATATACAGTTGACGGTTTAAATATTGGTGCAAGTTCTAAAG GAGAACGCGTTTGTTTGCAAAAAAATAATTCGGTATACTGTTCTGGTACTTCGCGAGACATTTTACCGATTATTTCGCACAAAACATCTAGTAAAAATAACCAAGAAAAGAAACTAATACAAGAAAATAATGAGAATCAGAAAAACAGCTTAGATGAATCACAG AATGATACTGTAAATCTTTCAGTAATATTGGATGGAAACAATTCTTCAGAGGATTTAACggatttcaaaaataataataaaaaattaatatcaaaaaataaaagaaggatcgtaaaatcgttcgaatcAAGTGATTCAAACGATAATATAAGTATTCCTATGAATAag AAGCAAAAAGTGACTACAACGAAACAGAACTCACCTGaatttggaaataaaaagaaacagaatgatCGATCagcaaataaagaaaattta TATAAATCTTGTTCGGAAGTTGAAAGAGCACCGAAATCAGTAAACTTGTCATCTATGAAGACTAGACAAAT GTTTAAAAAGAATCGCCAACAACAGTCGGCTGACAGTCATCCCAATATAATTTGTACTTATCGTAACGATATTTTATTAAGCGAGGATGTATTATCTTCCGATGAAGACTCTCATGTTTAA
- the LOC143147136 gene encoding uncharacterized protein LOC143147136, with product MASKVLVKLPTVPFLQGKKPLDIVTLTEINEGLNQTHRHQSINMDRVAQLEQNMKFLQEQYQTTLVALHQEVETLRQKNKDLQFQLVFSKGSTYIPSSPSSPEDNETGFVKAKDSPVCVNIAPLQVELLEKDLQDIKISLQDAKTQNQYLSEIIEQQKKKLNFVKEQKINKRSVTDVGIQVGPGLDPVQTDLVKCLEVAEAMVKPLRKQNEDQKKEIATLKAASTNTVSANKGARSRDSNNGHHSYESPTSTTQEQTPPRFPPLQSQSYWHRTVPRNGRNRHDKQDHQIEIDFSVAPQLQNYSMKPNTVIFESPFYRSQEYRDYYRDARNRKYRGQVSQKDRRDTDHRRNYKDRNSKVHQKEPVGSAEGSRKADNSAGSKS from the exons ATGGCATCTAAAGTGTTGGTTAAATTACCAACCGTACCATTTCTTCAA GGAAAGAAACCATTAGATATAGTAACATTAACAGAAATAAATGAAGGATTAAATCAAACACACAGACATCAAAGTATTAATATGGACAGAGTAGCTCAGTTAGAACAAAACATGAAATTTTTACAAGAACAATATCAGACAACCTTGGTTGCTTTGCACCAAGAAGTTGAAACATTGCGACAAAAGAATAAAG ATTTACAGTTTCAGTTAGTATTTTCAAAAGGATCTACTTATATACCTAGCAGTCCTTCTTCTCCAGAAGACAATGAAACTGGGTTTGTGAAAGCAAag GATAGCCCAGTATGTGTAAACATTGCACCACTACAAGTAGAACTTTTGGAGAAAGATTTACAAGATATTAAAATATCATTACAAGATGCAAAAACACAAAACCAGTATTTATctgaaattattgaacaacAGAAAAA aaaattgaattttgtcaaggaacagaaaataaataaacggtcAGTGACAGATGTAGGAATTCAAGTAGGACCTGGACTTGATCCTGTTCAGACAGATTTAGTCAAATGTTTAGAAGTTGCAGAAGCGATGGTAAAACCGTTACGTAAACAAAATGAGGatcaaaagaaagaaattgcaaCATTAAAAGCAGCATCAACAAATACAGTAAGTGCTAATAAAGGGGCTCGATCTCGCGATAGTAACAACGGTCATCATAGTTATGAATCGCCAACAAGTACCACGCAGGAACAAACTCCACCCAGATTTCCACCATTACAGAGCCAGAGTTACTGGCACCGTACAGTGCCTAG AAATGGAAGAAATCGACACGATAAACAAGATCATCAAATAGAAATAGACTTCTCTGTAGCACCACAACTTCAAAATTATAGTATGAAACCGAATACGGTAATTTTTGAATCTCCGTTTTATCGGTCGCAAGAATATCGCGATTATTATCGTGATGCACGTAATCGGAAATATAGGGGTCAAGTGTCACAGAAAGATCGTAGAGATACTGATCATCGGCGAAATTACAAGGATAGAAATTCTAAAGTTCATCAAAAAGAACCGGTAGGCTCTGCGGAGGGATCGAGAAAAGCTGATAATTCCGCGGGTAGTAAATCATAA
- the LOC143147135 gene encoding uncharacterized protein LOC143147135 gives MSFMIESRQTNEINNKDREQFLSFKMKEDYSFKYIPESHFKYIVKNVQRQRRMEDDERIWTSFVKEQELNSLRFDKNDIHWSVESIKDLLEENVQDVDRELKRLQEDALPEQNKGICNHKSNNKNEKTTCTEANSTKNISSKEKLFIKDKNSNGTTVLLPISQENDVFNYKETEGSKRGFRTRTKISLSDPSIIQKKHYTNQLLCATNHFENNSDSDSSNNRNDIVHIQPDPLTIQKILLMQKKIAELLNEISFRLCKIPLPDGDDDLKRRQQQTMEFAIRFSRNYLYNLNRLIASIQRHIGAMSSRTKLNQCHKNKAFHQDNIKRELIAAHHLLIQALSAYCKHIPNSTFESHPTKFQNVLQIVCNLRDICDKVEIFTNRFCAGDANTLLVEKELQDKLDTILFKLKLNLDDKSQPINHKNIEPTVNIAPISLHNKRRSNKKNLSSRLSMYSVDVSKTNQRKRNDLRRKNYSCQKGEKCNVIDIQNTHNQHCLVPELLYPSPVTHTSSSRDIVWIDSLKNVDYSKEDHIKTMMDELVIDSENDSNLDIQTKRSKTMKMVQQSKVLQKELSTEILNSKSIDDVETNGIKKQRSTNDDDLINKVTTITNENLSILVPVISDLMALVSKKQNEPEMQPILETSMETLMEFLQKYQSSKDSDTKASVTDDNCKRSQLKLNGVSEIHKYGENVQLIYVSSTDSVPKMTHCDVSCQADYETLSIGDQERTNLSTIGETELTVKEETELQFLAYRHEYKKLCQSRPMYSSNTQNKPWDIVAWISDKLIEELIVEITEELQMKGLIQKLFDMEFQEF, from the exons ATGTCTTTTATGATAGAAAGCAGACAAACTAATGAAATAAACAATAAAGACAgagaacaatttcttagtttcaaaatgaaAGAAGATTACAGTTTTAAG TATATACCTGAAagtcattttaaatatatagtaaAAAATGTACAGAGGCAAAGGCGCATGGAGGACGATGAGCGCATCTGGACTTCATTTGTTAAAGAACAGGAGTTAAATAGTCTGAGGTTCGACAAAAATGATATTCATTGGTCTGTAGAAAGTATCAAAGATCTCTTAGAAGAAAATGTACAAGATGTAGATAGAGAACTTAAGAGACTCCAAGAAGATGCTCTTCCTGAACAAAACAAAGGGATTTGCAATCACAAGTCTAATAATAAAAACGAAAAGACTACATGTACAGAA GCAAACAGcacgaagaatatttcttcAAAGGAAAAGTTATTTATAAAAGATAAAAACTCGAATGGTACCACTGTTCTACTACCAATTTCACAAGAAAACgatgtttttaattataaagaaaCTGAAGGATCCAAAAGAGGTTTCAGAACAAGGACTAAAATATCTCTATCAGATCCTTCAATTATACAGAAGAAGCATTACACGAATCAACTTCTTTGTGCAACCAATCACTTTGAGAATAATTCTGATTCAGATTCGAGTAATAACAGAAATGATATTGTTCACATACAACCAGATCCACTTACAATACAAAAAATTCTATTGATGCAAAAAAAAATTGCTGagttattaaatgaaatttcatttagaTTATGCAAGATTCCTCTGCCAGATGGTGATGATGATTTGAAAAGAAGGCAACAGCAAACTATGGAATTTGCAATACGATTTTCAAGAAATTATCTATATAATCTTAACAGACTTATTGCAAGCATTCAAAGACATATTGGAGCTATGTCTTCCAGAACAAAATTAAATCAATGTCATAAAAATAAAGCATTTCATCAAGACAACATTAAACGAGAATTAATTGCTGCTCATCATTTATTGATACAAGCATTAAGTGCTTATTGCAAACATATTCCAAACTCCACTTTCGAAAGTCATcctacaaaatttcaaaatgtgCTACAGATTGTCTGTAACCTGAGAGATATATGTGACAAAGTTGAGATCTTTACCAATCGTTTCTGTGCAGGAGATGCCAATACGTTGCTAGTG GAAAAGGAACTTCAAGATAAACTTGAtactattttgtttaaattgaaaCTGAATTTAGATGATAAAAGTCAACCTATAAATCATAAGAACATTGAGCCTACAGTGAATATTGCACCAATATCTTTACATAACAAAAGACgttctaataaaaaaaatctgTCGAGTCGTCTAAGTATGTACAGCGTGGATGTATCTAAAACTAACCAAAGGAAAAGGAATGATTTAAGAAGAAAAA acTACTCTTGTCAAAAAGGGGAAAAGTGTAATGTTATAGACATTCAAAATACACACAATCAACATTGTTTAGTACCAGAGCTACTATATCCTAGTCCTGTGACACATACATCGTCTTCTAGGGACATTGTTTGGATCGATTCACTGAAAAATGTAGACTATTCAAAAGAAGATCATATTAAAACTATGATGGATGAATTAGTAATAGATTCTGAGAAT GATAGTAATTTAGATATTCAAACCAAACGTAGTAAAACAATGAAAATGGTGCAACAGTCTAAAGTATTACAGAAGGAACTATCCACTGAGATACTAAATTCAAAAAGTATAGATGATGTAGAAACAAACGGAATTAAAAAACAGCGCTCTACAAATGATGacgatttaataaataaagtaaCAACAATTACCAATGAAAATTTGTCTATTCTAGTTCCTGTAATAAGCGATTTAATGGCTCTTGTATCAAAAAAG CAAAATGAGCCAGAAATGCAGCCTATATTAGAAACATCTATGGAAACACTAATGgaatttttgcaaaaatatcAATCTTCTAAAGATTCTGATACAAAAGCATCTGTGACAGATGATAATTGTAAACGTTCACAACTTAAATTAAATGG CGTATCTGAAATTCACAAATATGGTGAGAATGTACAACTAATTTATGTGTCATCCACGGATAGTGTGCCAAAAATGACACACTGTGATGTTTCGTGTCAAGCAGATTATGAAACTCTG AGTATTGGAGACCAGGAACGTACAAATCTCAGTACCATAGGTGAGACGGAACTTACTGTTAAAGAGGAAACTGAACTACAGTTTTTAGCATATAGACATGAATATAAAAAGCTGTGTCAGTCAAGGCCAATGTATTCTAGCAACACACAAAACAAACCATGGGATATTGTAGCATG GATATCAGATAAATTAATAGAGGAACTGATAGTTGAAATAACAGAAGAATTGCAAATGAAAGGCTTGATACAAAAATTGTTTGACATggaatttcaagaattttag
- the LOC143146954 gene encoding uncharacterized protein LOC143146954 isoform X1, whose amino-acid sequence MLKSLWSRIYFAQPSITYILLMIHEKMYILYGRNNSNLINVLNNNYQIRCKSYKRFLDYSKVPKLNENDLEEQYVRGSGPGGQATNKTSNAVVLKHTPTGLVVKCHETRSLLQNRKIAREGMLIKLDNLVNGEDSLKKQEEQLKKQNAIKKKQKQKKLENLKKSFQERENVK is encoded by the coding sequence ATGCTGAAGTCTTTATGGAGCAGAATTTATTTTGCTCAACCCTCTATCACTTATATATTGCTAATGATTCacgaaaaaatgtacattttatatggtagaaataatagtaatttaatCAATGTTCtcaataataattatcaaattCGATGCAAGTCTTACAAACGTTTCTTAGATTACTCAAAAGTACCCAAGCTTAATGAAAATGATCTGGAAGAACAATATGTAAGAGGATCTGGTCCTGGTGGTCAAGCAACTAACAAAACGTCTAATGCAGTAGTTTTAAAACATACACCTACCGGACTAGTTGTAAAATGCCACGAAACCAGAAGTTTATTGCAAAACAGAAAAATTGCTAGGGAGGGTATGTTAATAAAATTGGACAATCTAGTCAATGGTGAGGACTCTCTTAAAAAACAAGAAGAACAACTTAAAAAACAGAAtgctataaaaaagaaacagaaacaaaagaaactggaaaatttaaagaaatcgtTTCAGGAACGTGAAAATGTCAAATAA
- the LOC143146954 gene encoding mitochondrial translation release factor in rescue isoform X2, translated as MLKSLWSRIYFAQPSITYILLMIHEKMYILYDYSKVPKLNENDLEEQYVRGSGPGGQATNKTSNAVVLKHTPTGLVVKCHETRSLLQNRKIAREGMLIKLDNLVNGEDSLKKQEEQLKKQNAIKKKQKQKKLENLKKSFQERENVK; from the exons ATGCTGAAGTCTTTATGGAGCAGAATTTATTTTGCTCAACCCTCTATCACTTATATATTGCTAATGATTCacgaaaaaatgtacattttatatg ATTACTCAAAAGTACCCAAGCTTAATGAAAATGATCTGGAAGAACAATATGTAAGAGGATCTGGTCCTGGTGGTCAAGCAACTAACAAAACGTCTAATGCAGTAGTTTTAAAACATACACCTACCGGACTAGTTGTAAAATGCCACGAAACCAGAAGTTTATTGCAAAACAGAAAAATTGCTAGGGAGGGTATGTTAATAAAATTGGACAATCTAGTCAATGGTGAGGACTCTCTTAAAAAACAAGAAGAACAACTTAAAAAACAGAAtgctataaaaaagaaacagaaacaaaagaaactggaaaatttaaagaaatcgtTTCAGGAACGTGAAAATGTCAAATAA